One window of the Corynebacterium glutamicum ATCC 13032 genome contains the following:
- a CDS encoding MBL fold metallo-hydrolase, with the protein MEHPAYSQLRPVTPSASVVLCPNPGYSSLEGTNSWVIRAPEDPRSIVIDPGPEDEGHLNVLHSKAEEVGLILLTHRHYDHADGAQRFRQLTNAPVRAMDPSYCAGAEEIHDGEIITIDGVTPQIEVVATPGHTRDSVSYFIWSGVPHESTLEGIVSGDTIAGRHTTMISETDGDLGEYLNSLAILEERGKDIPLLPGHGPDGQDVSSFARKYIERRELRLNQIREVWETRGRDVSMKDLIDAIYDDVDPVLRGAAEQSTHVAIRYLQAQEASASN; encoded by the coding sequence ATGGAGCATCCTGCTTACAGCCAATTGCGGCCGGTTACCCCGTCCGCATCTGTTGTTTTGTGCCCTAATCCCGGTTACAGCTCGCTGGAAGGCACTAATTCTTGGGTTATCCGGGCACCAGAAGACCCCCGGAGCATTGTCATCGATCCAGGTCCTGAAGATGAGGGCCACCTTAACGTCTTGCATTCCAAGGCTGAGGAGGTGGGTTTGATTCTTCTGACCCACCGTCACTATGATCATGCTGACGGCGCACAGCGTTTCCGTCAGCTGACCAATGCACCTGTGCGTGCGATGGACCCTTCGTACTGTGCTGGTGCGGAGGAGATTCATGATGGTGAGATCATCACGATCGACGGTGTCACCCCACAGATTGAGGTGGTGGCCACACCTGGTCATACCCGTGATTCTGTGTCTTATTTCATCTGGAGTGGAGTCCCTCATGAGTCCACTTTGGAGGGCATCGTTTCTGGCGACACCATTGCGGGTCGTCACACCACGATGATTTCAGAGACCGACGGCGATTTGGGTGAGTACCTGAATTCTTTGGCCATTTTGGAGGAGCGCGGCAAGGATATTCCGCTGCTTCCAGGACATGGTCCAGATGGACAGGACGTGTCCTCCTTCGCGCGTAAGTACATTGAGCGTCGTGAGCTGCGTCTGAACCAGATCCGTGAGGTATGGGAGACCCGTGGCCGTGACGTGTCCATGAAGGATCTCATCGACGCCATCTACGATGATGTTGATCCAGTTCTGCGTGGTGCAGCCGAGCAGTCCACTCATGTGGCTATTCGTTACCTGCAGGCTCAGGAAGCTTCCGCCTCAAACTAA
- a CDS encoding MarR family winged helix-turn-helix transcriptional regulator: MTTSNPTAEIIGGPERFLEAELSQQIQFLTARARAKGSAKGNEALVDLGLKVRQYSTLSLAASGLKPTQRELGAFLDLDPSQIVALVDFLEKRGLVAREVDPRDRRSKIIIATEKGLEIHDEATKRLLIAEGESLKNLTSDEQEQLRELLLKIAF; the protein is encoded by the coding sequence ATGACCACCAGCAACCCCACCGCCGAGATCATTGGCGGACCAGAACGATTCCTCGAGGCCGAATTGTCCCAGCAGATTCAATTCCTCACTGCCCGCGCACGAGCCAAGGGATCCGCCAAAGGAAACGAAGCCTTAGTCGACCTCGGACTTAAAGTTCGCCAATACTCCACACTGTCCCTAGCGGCCAGCGGATTAAAACCAACCCAACGAGAATTGGGAGCATTTCTCGACCTAGACCCAAGTCAGATTGTTGCCTTGGTCGATTTCCTAGAAAAGCGCGGATTAGTGGCCCGGGAAGTTGACCCCCGGGATAGGCGCTCGAAGATCATCATCGCCACCGAAAAAGGTCTGGAAATTCACGACGAAGCCACCAAACGCCTCCTCATCGCCGAGGGTGAATCTCTAAAAAACCTCACCTCCGACGAGCAAGAACAACTAAGGGAACTGCTGCTCAAAATCGCCTTTTAA
- the glxR gene encoding CRP-like cAMP-activated global transcriptional regulator GlxR: MEGVQEILSRAGIFQGVDPTAVNNLIQDMETVRFPRGATIFDEGEPGDRLYIITSGKVKLARHAPDGRENLLTIMGPSDMFGELSIFDPGPRTSSAVCVTEVHAATMNSDMLRNWVADHPAIAEQLLRVLARRLRRTNASLADLIFTDVPGRVAKTLLQLANRFGTQEAGALRVNHDLTQEEIAQLVGASRETVNKALATFAHRGWIRLEGKSVLIVDTEHLARRAR, from the coding sequence GTGGAAGGTGTACAGGAGATCCTGTCGCGCGCCGGAATTTTTCAAGGCGTTGACCCAACGGCAGTCAATAACCTCATCCAGGATATGGAGACCGTTCGCTTCCCACGCGGAGCAACCATCTTCGACGAGGGCGAGCCAGGTGACCGCCTTTACATCATCACCTCCGGCAAAGTGAAGCTTGCGCGCCACGCACCGGACGGCCGCGAAAACCTGCTGACCATCATGGGTCCTTCCGACATGTTCGGTGAGCTCTCCATCTTCGACCCAGGCCCACGCACCTCCTCTGCAGTGTGTGTCACCGAAGTTCATGCAGCAACCATGAACTCTGACATGCTGCGCAACTGGGTAGCTGACCACCCAGCTATCGCTGAGCAGCTCCTGCGCGTTCTGGCTCGTCGTCTGCGTCGCACCAACGCTTCCCTGGCTGACCTCATCTTCACCGACGTCCCAGGCCGCGTTGCTAAGACCCTTCTGCAGCTGGCTAACCGCTTCGGCACCCAAGAAGCTGGCGCGCTGCGCGTGAACCACGACCTCACTCAGGAAGAAATCGCACAGCTCGTCGGTGCTTCCCGTGAAACTGTGAATAAGGCTCTTGCAACGTTCGCACACCGTGGCTGGATTCGCCTCGAGGGCAAGTCCGTCCTCATTGTGGACACCGAGCATTTGGCACGTCGCGCTCGATAA
- a CDS encoding MFS transporter, with product MTTSSTASPIAELQNLSPKQRKSESRRAIISSYLGSTIEFYDFLLYAAASATVFPAVFFTNLDPLAGTIAAYGTFAAGYLARPLGGAIFGHFGDRLGRKKMLVLSMLIMGVASTCIGLVPSAEMIGSMGAVILIMLRICQGIAVGGEWGGAALMALEHSDSKKRGFAASFTNAGAPTGAALGTFALGTASAVLTQEQFLSWGWRIPFLLSFVLLIVGLVIRAKVSESPLFAAAAAAEKAKPTERKVPLLQVLRRPKALILTMLGGASGFGLQVLLSTFSISYATQSGIERSSVLYAFAVASVFSVFFVILFGRVSDLFGRRPVMIIALVLFVAYLPAFFRMLTSDNWFILLSAFTIALALHAMLYGPLAAFISEQFGTSARYTGASLGYQLATLIGAGFTPTILASLYAGPGGGTSVTPVIVFLATMSLVSIIAIAITRESKDHDLSTYEH from the coding sequence ATGACTACATCTTCCACAGCTTCGCCGATCGCTGAATTACAAAACCTCAGCCCGAAGCAAAGAAAATCAGAATCCCGGCGCGCGATTATATCCAGCTACTTGGGCTCCACGATCGAGTTCTATGACTTCCTGTTATATGCCGCAGCCTCCGCGACGGTATTCCCCGCAGTGTTCTTTACCAATCTCGATCCGCTGGCTGGAACCATTGCCGCCTACGGAACCTTCGCCGCAGGTTATTTAGCTAGGCCACTTGGTGGAGCAATCTTCGGACACTTCGGTGACCGTCTTGGACGCAAGAAGATGCTTGTGTTGTCCATGCTCATCATGGGTGTGGCATCCACATGCATCGGCCTTGTCCCAAGCGCTGAAATGATCGGAAGCATGGGCGCGGTAATCCTGATCATGCTGCGCATCTGCCAAGGCATCGCTGTCGGTGGCGAATGGGGCGGAGCTGCCCTCATGGCGCTCGAGCACTCAGATTCCAAGAAGCGCGGATTCGCCGCCTCCTTCACCAACGCTGGTGCACCAACCGGCGCTGCACTGGGAACCTTCGCGCTCGGTACCGCATCTGCTGTTCTCACCCAGGAGCAATTCCTTTCATGGGGTTGGCGCATCCCATTCCTGCTCTCTTTCGTTCTGCTGATTGTCGGCTTGGTTATCCGCGCGAAAGTTAGCGAATCACCACTGTTCGCAGCTGCAGCGGCCGCCGAAAAAGCCAAGCCAACCGAACGTAAAGTCCCCCTCTTGCAGGTTCTTCGCCGACCAAAGGCACTGATCTTGACCATGCTTGGCGGCGCATCAGGATTCGGACTTCAAGTTCTCTTGTCCACCTTCTCCATCAGCTACGCAACACAATCCGGCATCGAAAGATCCAGCGTCCTCTACGCCTTCGCAGTCGCCTCAGTGTTCTCTGTCTTCTTTGTGATCCTCTTCGGTCGCGTATCCGACCTCTTCGGACGCCGACCCGTCATGATCATCGCGCTCGTACTGTTCGTGGCCTACCTGCCGGCATTCTTCCGGATGCTCACCTCAGACAACTGGTTCATCCTGCTCTCGGCATTCACCATCGCGCTCGCACTCCACGCCATGCTTTACGGCCCACTAGCAGCGTTTATCTCCGAACAATTCGGAACCTCCGCGCGCTACACAGGCGCATCCCTGGGTTACCAGTTGGCCACGCTCATCGGTGCAGGATTCACCCCAACCATCCTGGCTAGCCTCTACGCGGGACCAGGCGGCGGAACCTCTGTCACCCCAGTCATCGTCTTCCTCGCAACGATGTCCCTAGTGTCCATCATCGCCATCGCAATCACCAGAGAATCAAAAGACCACGATCTTTCTACTTACGAACACTAA
- a CDS encoding 4-hydroxyphenyl-beta-ketoacyl-CoA hydrolase, with amino-acid sequence MSNNVVKYECAVDADNIVAVDMHVHLEVDSCGHKSMPADIMAASSKYFKTAERTPSADAIADIYREHKMAAVVFTIDARTQMGHLPNSIDDLVASCARNNDVLIPFGSVDPRTGEDALVEARRQVEELGVRGFKFHPSVQGFDPSAPEFYPLWELLESFGLPCVFHTGQNGMGAGLPGGRGIKLRFSNPMLLDDVAADFPNLTIIMAHPSVPWQDEANSIATHKANVFIDLSGWSPKYFPESLVRQSNNVLSKKVLFGTDFPLITPEKWLAAFANLPLKDEVRPGILKDNAVKVLGLAASTERGSQAEKVVQHA; translated from the coding sequence ATGAGCAACAACGTAGTGAAATATGAGTGCGCGGTCGACGCCGACAACATTGTCGCAGTCGATATGCATGTGCACTTGGAAGTCGACAGCTGCGGACACAAATCGATGCCGGCAGACATCATGGCGGCATCCTCGAAGTACTTTAAGACCGCGGAACGAACTCCCTCAGCAGATGCCATTGCTGATATTTATAGGGAACACAAGATGGCGGCGGTGGTTTTCACCATCGATGCGCGGACCCAAATGGGGCATCTGCCGAACTCGATTGATGATTTGGTGGCAAGCTGTGCCCGCAACAATGACGTGCTGATCCCTTTTGGCAGTGTGGATCCTCGTACCGGCGAGGACGCGCTGGTGGAAGCTCGCCGACAGGTGGAAGAACTCGGGGTGCGAGGCTTCAAATTCCATCCATCGGTTCAAGGATTCGACCCATCCGCGCCAGAGTTCTACCCACTGTGGGAATTGCTCGAAAGTTTTGGATTGCCATGCGTGTTCCATACCGGACAAAACGGCATGGGTGCAGGTCTTCCAGGTGGTCGAGGCATTAAGCTGCGCTTCTCCAACCCAATGTTGCTTGATGATGTTGCGGCGGACTTCCCGAACCTGACCATCATCATGGCGCACCCTTCTGTTCCTTGGCAGGATGAGGCTAACTCGATTGCCACCCACAAGGCCAATGTGTTCATTGATCTTTCCGGCTGGTCGCCGAAGTATTTCCCAGAGTCTTTGGTCAGACAGTCCAATAACGTGCTATCCAAGAAGGTGCTGTTTGGCACGGACTTCCCGCTGATTACCCCAGAGAAATGGCTTGCGGCTTTCGCGAATCTGCCACTGAAGGATGAGGTTCGTCCGGGAATCCTCAAAGACAATGCGGTGAAGGTACTTGGCCTAGCCGCTAGCACTGAGCGCGGATCTCAAGCAGAAAAGGTCGTGCAACATGCGTGA
- a CDS encoding MaoC family dehydratase, with the protein MTTSTTPNTIVSFEDAPTLTGQDLGFSQWRTVTQEMVNTFADATDDQQWIHTDPERAKDGPFGGAIAHGFLTLSMIIPFWGELLDVTGVTTKVNYGLDKVRFTSPVKVGSRIRMGAVVREISEVKGNGLHLVADGTIEIEGQERPAVVATFLTRFYA; encoded by the coding sequence ATGACTACTTCCACCACCCCAAACACCATCGTTTCTTTCGAAGACGCACCAACCCTCACCGGCCAGGACCTGGGCTTTTCGCAGTGGCGCACTGTCACCCAGGAGATGGTGAACACCTTCGCGGACGCAACTGATGATCAGCAGTGGATTCACACTGATCCTGAGCGCGCCAAGGACGGTCCTTTTGGTGGCGCAATTGCCCACGGTTTCCTCACCTTGTCCATGATCATTCCGTTCTGGGGCGAGCTTCTCGATGTCACCGGCGTGACCACCAAGGTGAACTATGGCCTGGATAAGGTGCGTTTCACCTCTCCCGTCAAGGTCGGTTCCCGCATCCGCATGGGCGCTGTGGTCCGTGAGATCTCTGAGGTGAAGGGCAATGGCCTGCACCTGGTCGCCGATGGCACTATTGAGATCGAAGGGCAGGAGCGCCCGGCCGTCGTAGCTACCTTCCTCACCCGCTTCTACGCTTAA
- a CDS encoding SDR family NAD(P)-dependent oxidoreductase: protein MSLNGKVAIVTGSGAGLGRSFAQELARQGASVIVNDVNQAAADETVAAITEAGGKAAAVIAPVGPSESAALLVREAVDKFGSLDILVTNAGILRDRSLLKMTDDDFDAVINVHLKGTFTCVREAFGYFKENGIAGRIVTIGSPTGQRGNFGQSNYAAAKAGIVGMVRTWALEMKRAGVTINAIIPEAATDMTKTVPYFQKAVEADERGEAMPAFFRETLGFGTPQDVAGLVAFLSSDEAANISGQAIGAGGDRMQVWKHPEPAVTEFNPGGWTYEALQERGKNIIEGNLQSVGVVFPELPAELQPQIPVKA, encoded by the coding sequence ATGTCTCTCAATGGAAAAGTCGCCATCGTTACCGGATCTGGTGCAGGACTTGGTCGTTCCTTCGCTCAGGAGCTTGCCCGTCAGGGTGCATCTGTCATCGTCAATGACGTAAACCAGGCAGCCGCAGATGAGACTGTCGCAGCAATCACCGAAGCCGGCGGCAAAGCCGCCGCCGTTATCGCCCCCGTTGGACCCTCTGAAAGCGCCGCATTGCTGGTGCGGGAGGCCGTCGACAAGTTCGGTTCTTTGGACATTCTTGTCACAAACGCGGGCATCCTTCGTGATAGGTCCCTGCTGAAGATGACGGACGATGATTTCGATGCAGTCATTAACGTGCACCTCAAGGGCACTTTCACCTGTGTTCGCGAGGCATTTGGATACTTCAAGGAGAATGGAATCGCGGGGCGCATCGTCACGATTGGTTCTCCCACCGGGCAGCGCGGCAACTTCGGACAGAGCAATTACGCTGCAGCTAAGGCGGGCATTGTGGGTATGGTTCGCACGTGGGCGCTGGAGATGAAGCGCGCAGGTGTCACCATTAACGCGATCATTCCGGAAGCAGCCACCGATATGACCAAGACGGTGCCATATTTCCAGAAGGCTGTAGAGGCCGATGAGCGTGGCGAGGCCATGCCAGCATTCTTCCGCGAGACCCTAGGTTTTGGCACTCCTCAGGATGTTGCGGGACTTGTGGCCTTCCTTTCCTCTGATGAGGCAGCGAATATTTCTGGACAGGCCATCGGTGCAGGCGGCGACCGCATGCAGGTGTGGAAGCACCCAGAGCCAGCAGTTACTGAATTTAACCCAGGTGGCTGGACCTATGAAGCACTGCAGGAACGTGGCAAGAACATTATTGAGGGCAACCTGCAGTCCGTCGGTGTCGTTTTCCCTGAACTGCCGGCAGAGCTTCAGCCACAAATCCCAGTCAAGGCATAA
- a CDS encoding acyl-CoA dehydrogenase family protein yields the protein MRDPIQGAVIPSDLFGFAEVLTEAERAVLLETRRVLEEEVKPYINEAWDKAVFPDEIVQPLQDLQLLDPPALREAGESVRDIFTGFRNFELARCDINVGTYYNASAGLFRTACMVGGSPEQAQRLDAQIKSGEVKGVFALTEPDHGSDIAGGLATTATKDADTGEWIINGEKRWIGGASTADLIATFARDTADNQVKCFLVAPQAEGVSMEIIDRKASLRIMQNAHITYNNVRVSGDARLHNINSFKDVSECLRRMRSDVAWMAVGAQAGAYEAAVKYVRSREQFGRPIAGFQLIQEKLALMLGNLTASLGMMVKLTDQQQAGIFKEENSALAKMFTSLKLRETASWAREICGGNGIILDNDVARFHADAEAVYSYEGTHEINALIVGRAITGVSAFI from the coding sequence ATGCGTGATCCCATTCAAGGTGCTGTTATTCCTTCTGATCTTTTTGGTTTCGCAGAAGTTCTCACCGAAGCCGAACGCGCAGTTCTTCTGGAAACCCGCAGGGTGCTTGAGGAAGAGGTGAAGCCTTATATTAATGAGGCCTGGGATAAGGCAGTCTTCCCCGATGAGATCGTGCAGCCCCTCCAAGATCTGCAATTGCTTGATCCGCCTGCACTTCGGGAAGCAGGGGAGTCGGTTCGAGACATTTTCACTGGTTTCCGCAATTTTGAACTCGCGCGCTGTGACATCAATGTTGGTACCTATTACAACGCATCTGCTGGTCTCTTCCGAACGGCCTGCATGGTTGGTGGCTCCCCGGAGCAGGCGCAGCGATTGGATGCGCAGATCAAATCTGGTGAGGTCAAGGGCGTTTTTGCACTGACGGAACCTGATCATGGCTCTGATATCGCAGGTGGTCTGGCAACCACGGCCACTAAGGACGCAGACACCGGCGAGTGGATTATCAATGGTGAAAAACGGTGGATCGGTGGTGCTTCCACTGCTGATTTGATCGCTACCTTCGCCAGGGATACAGCCGATAACCAGGTGAAATGCTTCCTCGTGGCACCTCAGGCAGAGGGCGTGTCCATGGAGATTATTGATCGCAAAGCCTCACTGCGCATCATGCAAAATGCACACATTACCTATAACAATGTCCGGGTGTCTGGGGATGCGCGGCTGCACAACATCAATTCTTTCAAGGATGTTTCGGAATGCCTGCGCCGTATGCGTTCCGATGTGGCGTGGATGGCGGTCGGTGCGCAGGCAGGTGCCTATGAAGCAGCCGTGAAGTATGTGCGCAGCAGGGAACAGTTTGGCCGTCCGATCGCGGGGTTCCAGTTGATTCAGGAAAAGCTCGCGCTCATGCTGGGCAATCTCACGGCGTCGCTGGGCATGATGGTCAAACTCACCGATCAGCAGCAGGCGGGAATTTTCAAAGAGGAAAACTCCGCGCTGGCGAAAATGTTTACCTCGCTCAAACTTCGGGAGACCGCTAGTTGGGCGCGGGAAATCTGCGGAGGCAACGGCATCATTTTGGACAACGATGTTGCCCGGTTCCATGCCGATGCAGAAGCCGTCTATTCATATGAAGGCACCCACGAAATCAATGCACTCATCGTTGGTCGCGCCATCACGGGCGTCAGCGCTTTTATCTAA
- a CDS encoding RidA family protein, with amino-acid sequence MASNSERLAELGISLPSVAAPVAAYVPAIQTGNQVWTSGQLPFVDGQLPATGKVGAEVSAEDAEKLARAAALNALAAIDALVGIDKVTRVLKIVGFVASADDFSGQPAVVNGASNLMGEVFGEAGAHARSAVGVAELPLNSPVEVEVIVEIAQ; translated from the coding sequence ATGGCTTCTAATTCCGAACGCCTTGCAGAGCTGGGCATTTCTCTTCCTTCCGTTGCAGCGCCTGTTGCTGCGTATGTTCCTGCGATTCAGACCGGTAACCAGGTGTGGACTTCTGGTCAGCTGCCTTTCGTTGATGGTCAGCTTCCGGCCACCGGCAAGGTTGGCGCTGAGGTTTCCGCTGAGGATGCGGAGAAGTTGGCTCGTGCGGCTGCGCTAAACGCTCTTGCTGCGATTGATGCGCTTGTTGGCATTGATAAGGTCACTCGCGTTTTGAAGATTGTTGGTTTCGTGGCGTCTGCTGATGATTTCAGTGGTCAGCCTGCTGTCGTCAACGGTGCTTCCAATTTGATGGGTGAGGTTTTCGGCGAGGCTGGGGCGCATGCGCGTTCTGCTGTGGGCGTGGCGGAGTTGCCGCTCAACTCGCCTGTCGAGGTCGAGGTTATCGTCGAGATCGCGCAGTAG
- a CDS encoding acyl-CoA synthetase — protein sequence MKVNLGIGSYPRRRATVRPESTAIEFEGTSITYGEFSKRVNRLGHALLDLGVAHQDRVAYVGFNHPALLEVFFSTNLIGATPVLVNPRLSANEIDYIIQDSGASIVFYGIDLIEHATYLQELHPEIIMVAVEGDEGPGLRRKALIEAASDADIDLEVSDDDIALLMYTSGTTGRPKGAMLSHRNLFFNYFNALLSQEIEQGAVLLSTAPLFHIAGLNMTTIPVMMKGGKVIIHREFRAEHVLDEIERSKVSESFMVPAMIDMLSNHPSFAERDLSSLRAIMVGGSPLSERALRIWQGRDVKIVQGFGMTETAPGACILEATDTSTHLGTAGRAHFFTDIKLVDPKTGEEVPTGEAGEVLIRGPHVMTGYWNRPEDTASALQNGWYHSGDIAIKDEDGYYTIKDRIKDMYISGGENIYPAEVEQALQELEAVLDAAVIGVPDERWGETGIAFVSIRESYLTNPPTGPELRELLGSVLARYKLPREIHIIEELPRNATGKIQKNILRDFTIPVS from the coding sequence ATGAAAGTGAACCTCGGAATAGGAAGCTACCCACGACGCAGGGCAACTGTTCGACCAGAGTCCACTGCAATCGAATTCGAAGGCACCAGCATCACCTACGGAGAATTCAGCAAACGAGTCAATCGGCTTGGACATGCTCTTCTAGACCTCGGCGTTGCGCACCAAGATCGAGTAGCTTATGTCGGATTCAACCACCCTGCCCTGCTAGAAGTGTTCTTTTCAACGAACCTCATTGGGGCAACACCCGTGCTTGTTAACCCTCGCCTATCGGCAAACGAAATCGATTACATCATCCAAGACAGCGGTGCGAGCATCGTGTTTTACGGAATCGACCTCATCGAGCACGCCACTTACCTCCAAGAACTCCATCCAGAGATCATCATGGTGGCCGTTGAAGGCGATGAGGGTCCAGGTTTGCGTCGAAAAGCGCTTATTGAAGCGGCGAGCGACGCCGACATCGACCTAGAAGTCAGCGATGATGACATCGCGCTGCTCATGTACACCTCCGGAACCACTGGCCGCCCAAAGGGCGCCATGTTATCCCACCGAAACCTCTTCTTTAACTACTTCAATGCCCTGCTCAGCCAGGAAATTGAACAAGGCGCGGTACTTTTATCCACTGCGCCGTTATTCCACATCGCGGGCCTCAACATGACCACCATCCCGGTGATGATGAAGGGCGGAAAGGTGATCATCCACCGCGAATTCCGGGCAGAGCACGTCCTCGACGAAATCGAACGCTCCAAGGTATCCGAATCCTTCATGGTGCCAGCGATGATCGACATGTTGTCCAACCACCCATCATTTGCCGAACGCGACCTTTCTTCCCTTCGCGCCATCATGGTGGGCGGCTCTCCCCTTAGCGAACGTGCGCTGCGAATCTGGCAAGGACGCGACGTAAAAATTGTCCAAGGCTTCGGCATGACAGAAACCGCACCGGGCGCCTGTATCCTCGAGGCAACAGACACAAGCACACACCTTGGAACCGCAGGTCGAGCCCACTTCTTCACCGACATCAAACTAGTGGACCCGAAAACCGGCGAAGAAGTCCCCACCGGAGAGGCCGGCGAAGTTCTCATCCGCGGACCACATGTGATGACCGGATACTGGAACCGACCAGAAGACACCGCCAGCGCACTACAAAATGGCTGGTACCACTCCGGAGATATCGCCATCAAAGATGAAGACGGCTACTACACCATCAAAGACCGCATCAAAGACATGTACATCTCCGGCGGCGAAAACATTTACCCCGCAGAAGTCGAACAAGCACTCCAGGAACTGGAAGCAGTCCTTGATGCCGCAGTCATCGGAGTCCCCGATGAACGATGGGGCGAAACTGGCATCGCCTTTGTCTCCATCCGAGAAAGCTACCTGACCAACCCACCAACCGGACCGGAACTACGAGAACTACTAGGCAGTGTCCTAGCCAGATACAAACTTCCACGAGAAATCCACATCATCGAAGAACTCCCCCGCAACGCCACAGGCAAAATCCAAAAGAACATCCTGCGAGACTTCACCATCCCCGTTTCATAA